One region of Natronobacterium texcoconense genomic DNA includes:
- a CDS encoding 30S ribosomal protein S27ae codes for MARYDHYGDDGSTEGEQCPRCGDVFLADHGDRQHCGKCGYTEWE; via the coding sequence ATGGCGCGATACGACCACTACGGTGACGACGGAAGCACCGAAGGCGAGCAGTGTCCCCGCTGTGGCGACGTCTTCCTCGCCGACCACGGTGACCGCCAGCACTGCGGGAAGTGCGGGTACACCGAGTGGGAATAG
- a CDS encoding universal stress protein: MTFDTLLIPTDGSDPAENAARRGFDLADRLGASVHVLSVADSSVATGVGYSGDSASIRERLRETAQTRATALRDEAVERGLEATAAVREGIPANEITEYADDHGIDAIVIGTAGRSGVARAIVGSVADKVVRTAPVPVVTTTPDAANDETTDSVIDSILVPTDGSEKADAGSRPGLELAAQLEATAHVLSAIDAELEDAIETVVGDDVDLSNELEARANDHLEDLAADARDRDLEVVATITEGTPAETIVEYAESEGIDLIAMGTAGRGGFERALVGSVTDEVVRTATVPVLTNRPDVEQ; encoded by the coding sequence ATGACATTCGACACACTCCTGATCCCGACCGACGGCAGCGACCCGGCCGAAAACGCAGCCCGCCGAGGGTTCGACCTCGCCGACAGGCTCGGGGCGAGCGTGCACGTCCTCTCGGTGGCAGATAGCAGCGTCGCGACGGGAGTCGGCTACTCCGGCGACTCGGCGTCGATCCGCGAACGACTCCGCGAGACTGCACAGACGCGAGCCACTGCCCTCCGGGACGAGGCCGTCGAACGCGGACTCGAGGCGACCGCTGCAGTCCGCGAGGGGATCCCGGCGAACGAGATCACCGAGTACGCCGACGACCACGGTATCGACGCGATCGTCATCGGAACCGCCGGTCGTAGTGGGGTCGCGCGTGCGATCGTCGGCAGCGTCGCGGACAAGGTCGTTCGAACGGCACCCGTTCCGGTCGTGACGACCACGCCGGACGCGGCGAACGACGAAACGACCGACTCGGTGATCGACTCGATTCTCGTCCCGACCGACGGCAGCGAGAAAGCCGACGCCGGGAGCCGGCCGGGGCTCGAACTCGCAGCACAACTCGAGGCGACAGCTCACGTCCTCTCGGCGATCGATGCCGAACTCGAGGACGCGATCGAAACCGTCGTCGGGGACGACGTCGACCTCTCGAACGAACTCGAGGCGCGGGCGAACGACCACCTCGAGGACCTCGCAGCCGACGCACGGGACCGCGACCTCGAGGTCGTGGCGACGATAACCGAGGGGACGCCGGCCGAAACGATCGTCGAGTACGCCGAGTCGGAAGGTATCGACCTGATCGCGATGGGGACGGCCGGTCGTGGCGGCTTCGAACGGGCGCTCGTCGGTAGCGTCACCGACGAGGTCGTCAGGACGGCGACGGTGCCCGTACTGACGAATCGACCGGACGTCGAGCAGTAG
- a CDS encoding RidA family protein translates to MVQSRADSDGRPANADDPGSDSLPRASTASKRQRERSGNVGAFGTRTGSSDLVFLEGILPESDDGILSGRSIEEQTRVCLERLEGVLAARGLTLEDVMKVEIQLTDIDDREVVDDVYRDRFGGTYPPRTTVGVCALPGDAGVQLDVTAADE, encoded by the coding sequence ATGGTTCAATCAAGAGCAGATAGTGACGGCCGACCGGCGAACGCCGACGACCCCGGTTCGGACTCACTGCCGCGTGCCAGCACCGCGAGCAAGCGCCAGCGGGAGAGGTCGGGAAACGTCGGTGCGTTCGGCACCCGGACGGGCAGTTCGGACCTCGTCTTTCTCGAGGGAATCCTCCCCGAATCCGACGATGGAATACTGAGCGGTCGTTCAATCGAGGAACAAACGAGGGTGTGTCTCGAGCGACTCGAGGGAGTCCTCGCGGCGCGAGGACTGACGCTCGAGGACGTGATGAAAGTCGAGATTCAGCTAACCGATATCGACGACAGAGAGGTTGTCGACGACGTCTACAGGGATCGCTTCGGCGGCACGTATCCGCCGCGAACGACCGTCGGCGTCTGTGCGCTCCCCGGAGATGCCGGTGTACAGCTAGACGTCACTGCCGCTGACGAATAA
- a CDS encoding WD40/YVTN/BNR-like repeat-containing protein → MTTAYAALRDRLLVGRKRESEEWTTTVRLEDHTLECVTATEDPDRILVGTFGDGLFRSTDGGDSFQRLEIDFVSDAVMSLAVSPHDPDVVYAGTEPSRVYRSTDGGDSWTHLGGLTDLPSADEWYFPPRPDTHHVRWLEVDPFDPDRLYVGIEAGAFVYSTDGGETWHERPEGSRRDNHTLATHPDREGRVYTAAGDGYAESDDGGESWRRPQAGLEHTYCWGLARDPGDPDAVLVSSASGARTAHTPDTAESYVYRRRGGSEWERLENGLPTGDGVVRTVLETPGEPGVVYALNNRGLYRSSDFGDSWTAVPLEWHEAYESQSPRGLVVVDR, encoded by the coding sequence ATGACGACAGCGTACGCCGCACTCCGGGATCGGCTCCTCGTCGGACGCAAGCGAGAATCGGAGGAGTGGACGACGACCGTCCGTCTCGAGGACCACACCCTCGAGTGCGTTACAGCTACCGAGGACCCCGACCGGATCTTGGTCGGCACATTTGGAGATGGACTCTTCCGGAGCACCGACGGTGGCGATTCTTTCCAGCGGCTCGAGATCGACTTCGTCAGCGACGCGGTGATGTCGCTCGCGGTGAGCCCGCACGACCCCGATGTCGTCTACGCCGGCACCGAACCGAGCCGCGTCTACCGGAGTACGGACGGCGGCGACTCCTGGACGCACCTCGGGGGACTCACGGACCTCCCGTCGGCCGACGAGTGGTACTTCCCGCCCCGCCCCGACACCCACCACGTTCGCTGGCTCGAGGTCGACCCCTTCGATCCCGACCGACTCTACGTTGGGATCGAGGCCGGCGCGTTCGTCTACAGCACCGACGGCGGGGAGACGTGGCACGAGCGGCCCGAGGGATCGCGCCGGGACAACCACACCCTGGCGACTCACCCGGACCGCGAGGGACGCGTCTACACCGCAGCAGGCGACGGCTACGCGGAGAGCGACGACGGCGGCGAGAGCTGGCGACGGCCACAGGCGGGCCTCGAACACACCTACTGCTGGGGGCTCGCTCGCGACCCCGGCGATCCGGACGCGGTGCTCGTCTCGAGTGCGAGCGGGGCCCGGACTGCACACACTCCTGACACGGCAGAGTCGTACGTCTACCGACGACGTGGCGGGAGCGAGTGGGAGCGACTCGAGAACGGACTGCCGACCGGCGACGGCGTCGTTCGCACCGTCCTCGAGACGCCCGGCGAACCCGGCGTCGTCTACGCGCTGAACAATCGAGGGCTGTACCGCTCGAGCGACTTCGGCGACTCGTGGACGGCCGTTCCGCTCGAGTGGCACGAGGCGTACGAGAGCCAATCGCCGCGGGGACTGGTCGTCGTCGATCGGTGA
- a CDS encoding ArsR/SmtB family transcription factor, which yields MSETADRLERYLEDELGECRNEDLQARLEELDELESLLDEDVVSRDVEALSALGNETRYRLVRLLVEADEELCVCEITPLVDVSDSAVSHAFSTLSEAGLVAKRKDGRWRKYRATPRASALLTVLDGSR from the coding sequence ATGTCAGAAACCGCGGACCGGCTCGAGCGGTACCTCGAGGACGAACTCGGCGAGTGTCGCAACGAGGACCTGCAGGCACGACTCGAGGAACTCGACGAACTCGAGTCGCTGCTGGACGAGGACGTCGTCTCGCGCGACGTCGAGGCGCTATCGGCGCTGGGAAACGAGACTCGGTATCGGCTCGTTCGGTTACTGGTCGAGGCGGACGAGGAACTCTGTGTCTGCGAAATCACGCCGCTGGTCGACGTCAGCGACAGCGCGGTCAGCCACGCGTTCTCGACGCTTTCCGAGGCTGGCCTCGTGGCAAAGCGCAAGGACGGTCGGTGGCGGAAGTATCGGGCGACTCCACGTGCGAGCGCACTGCTGACCGTTCTCGACGGTTCTCGGTAA
- the pcp gene encoding pyroglutamyl-peptidase I: MSDVTVLVTGYEPFGEFETNPTCRIARRLDGETIGDAATVVGRELPVVFDEMEAELEEYLAEHDPDVVCGLGLAAGRNALSLERVGINLRDTAGIPDNDDREVTDEAVDAEGPVAYFATLPLREMKSAMRDAGVPTTLSTDAGTHLCNDFLYAARHRAETDDREFRVGFVHTPFSHEDAARRDEGEPSMALETMTRGIQEGLAVSVNALE, from the coding sequence ATGAGCGACGTCACCGTTCTCGTCACCGGCTACGAACCGTTCGGAGAGTTCGAAACCAATCCGACCTGCCGGATAGCACGGCGACTGGATGGGGAGACGATCGGCGACGCAGCCACCGTCGTCGGCCGCGAACTCCCCGTCGTCTTCGACGAGATGGAAGCCGAACTCGAGGAGTATCTCGCGGAACACGACCCCGACGTCGTCTGCGGCCTCGGCCTCGCCGCCGGCCGGAACGCGCTATCGCTCGAGCGGGTCGGGATCAACCTCCGGGATACGGCAGGGATTCCGGACAACGACGACCGCGAGGTCACGGACGAAGCCGTCGACGCCGAGGGGCCGGTCGCCTACTTCGCGACGCTACCGCTCCGGGAGATGAAGTCGGCGATGCGGGATGCGGGCGTCCCGACGACGCTGTCGACGGACGCCGGCACGCACCTCTGTAACGACTTCCTCTACGCCGCCCGTCACCGCGCCGAGACGGACGACCGCGAGTTCCGCGTCGGGTTCGTTCACACGCCCTTCTCCCACGAGGATGCCGCCAGACGCGACGAGGGCGAACCGAGCATGGCGCTCGAGACGATGACTCGAGGGATTCAGGAGGGACTGGCGGTTTCGGTGAATGCACTCGAGTAG
- a CDS encoding bifunctional N(6)-L-threonylcarbamoyladenine synthase/serine/threonine protein kinase: MTESVRVLGIEGTAWAASAAVFDSETDDVFIETDAYQPESGGIHPREAAEHMHDAIPAVVEQALEYAHETNDGPADEPPIDAVAFSRGPGLGPCLRTVGTAARALSQSLDVPLVGVNHMVAHLEIGRHTSGFDSPVCLNASGANAHLLAYRNGRYRVLGETMDTGVGNAIDKFTRHVGWSHPGGPKVEEAARDGEYVDLPYVVKGMDFSFSGIMSAAKQRYDDGTPVEDVCYSLQENVFGMLTEVSERALSLTGSDELVLGGGVGQNGRLREMLEEMCDQRGADFHAPEPRFLRDNAGMIAVLGAKMYEVGDTLALESSRVDPDFRPDQVPVSWRTDEPNLELGRDANGTVQGAEATVDLESDAGRVTKHRETKSYRHPELDERLRTERTRLEARLTNLARREGVPTPVLSDVDPHEARLELEYVGESDLRVALTPERVRDVGRHLARLHEAGFVHGDPTTRNVRVNAERTYLIDFGLGYHTDHVEDYAMDLHVFDQSLVGTADDPEPLREAVRKGYREVGDEGVLERLRDVEGRGRYVSE, encoded by the coding sequence GTGACAGAATCAGTACGAGTACTCGGGATCGAAGGTACCGCATGGGCGGCCAGTGCAGCCGTGTTCGATTCCGAGACCGACGACGTTTTTATCGAAACCGACGCCTACCAGCCCGAGAGCGGCGGCATTCATCCACGTGAAGCCGCCGAGCACATGCACGACGCCATCCCGGCGGTCGTCGAGCAGGCACTCGAGTACGCCCACGAAACGAACGACGGACCAGCCGACGAGCCACCGATCGATGCAGTGGCCTTCTCTCGCGGACCCGGCCTCGGTCCCTGTCTGCGAACCGTCGGGACGGCCGCTCGAGCGTTGAGCCAGTCCCTCGACGTGCCGCTGGTGGGTGTCAACCACATGGTCGCCCACCTCGAGATCGGCCGTCACACGTCGGGCTTCGACTCGCCGGTCTGTCTCAACGCCAGCGGTGCGAACGCCCACCTGCTGGCCTACCGGAACGGCCGCTACCGTGTGCTCGGCGAGACGATGGACACCGGCGTCGGCAACGCGATCGACAAGTTCACCCGTCACGTCGGCTGGTCCCACCCCGGCGGGCCGAAAGTCGAGGAGGCGGCGAGAGACGGCGAGTACGTGGACCTTCCGTACGTCGTCAAGGGGATGGACTTCTCGTTTTCCGGGATCATGAGCGCTGCAAAGCAGCGTTACGACGATGGAACGCCCGTCGAAGACGTCTGTTACTCCCTGCAAGAGAACGTCTTCGGCATGCTGACCGAAGTGTCGGAGCGTGCGCTCTCATTGACCGGCAGCGACGAACTCGTGCTCGGCGGCGGCGTCGGGCAAAACGGTCGCCTCCGTGAGATGCTCGAGGAGATGTGCGACCAGCGCGGGGCCGACTTCCACGCCCCCGAGCCGCGCTTCCTGCGGGACAACGCGGGGATGATCGCCGTGCTCGGCGCGAAGATGTACGAAGTGGGCGATACGCTGGCGCTCGAGAGCTCGAGAGTCGACCCCGATTTCCGGCCGGATCAGGTACCGGTTTCCTGGCGAACGGACGAACCCAACCTCGAACTGGGCAGAGACGCCAACGGGACCGTCCAGGGTGCCGAAGCCACCGTCGACCTCGAATCCGACGCGGGTCGCGTGACGAAGCACCGAGAGACCAAGAGCTACCGCCACCCCGAACTCGACGAGCGACTCCGGACCGAACGGACGCGACTCGAGGCGCGCCTGACGAACCTCGCCCGGCGCGAGGGGGTTCCCACGCCGGTGCTCTCGGACGTCGATCCCCACGAGGCGCGGCTGGAACTCGAGTACGTCGGCGAAAGCGACCTGCGGGTAGCACTGACTCCCGAACGGGTTCGCGACGTCGGGCGGCACCTCGCACGGCTCCACGAGGCCGGGTTCGTGCATGGCGATCCGACGACGCGAAACGTCAGAGTGAACGCAGAGCGAACGTACCTCATCGACTTCGGTCTCGGCTACCACACCGACCACGTCGAGGACTACGCGATGGACCTGCACGTCTTCGACCAGAGCCTCGTCGGAACCGCCGACGACCCCGAACCGCTTCGCGAAGCGGTCCGCAAAGGGTATCGGGAGGTCGGCGACGAGGGCGTTCTAGAGCGCCTGCGAGACGTGGAAGGCCGTGGCCGGTACGTGAGCGAGTAA
- a CDS encoding DUF5808 domain-containing protein: MADKPTSGEILGVPYNFERPSISRMLSAHWEPGEGMLVEKPFGIGYTLNLANWRSWIVLAVAGVLLWQQEQSAASADETSEDEPVEVIVDEDDD; this comes from the coding sequence ATGGCAGATAAACCGACCTCCGGTGAGATCCTCGGAGTACCGTACAACTTCGAACGGCCGAGCATCAGCCGCATGCTCTCGGCTCACTGGGAACCCGGCGAGGGAATGCTCGTCGAGAAGCCGTTCGGTATCGGCTACACGCTGAACCTTGCCAACTGGCGTTCCTGGATCGTTCTCGCGGTGGCCGGCGTCCTGCTCTGGCAGCAAGAACAGAGTGCCGCGAGCGCCGACGAGACGAGCGAGGACGAACCCGTCGAGGTCATCGTCGACGAAGACGACGACTGA
- the uvrA gene encoding excinuclease ABC subunit UvrA: MSKEYIEVRGAEEHNLKDLDVQIPREELTVVTGLSGSGKSSLAFETVYAEGQRRYIESLSAYARNFLGQMDKPQVETVEGLSPAISIDQKNAANNPRSTVGTVTELHDYLRLLYARVGTPHCPDCGREVGEQSAQNMVERILELPEGTKAKLAAPVVRDQKGAFEDLFEELVSEGYARVEVDGEEYDLTTDDPDLDENFDHTIDVIVDRVKVSTEARPRIIDSVETALDEAEGVLKLILPDPPEDAAEDLGEEARRTGALGEESEEDDRFVVEFSKDLACTHCGIDVPEIETRSFSFNSPHGACPECEGLGETKEVDENLVIQDESKPLKEVFEPWSYNRSYYQTRLDAVSDHFDVSLSTPFEDVDEEIQDAFLYGTKDEVLFMRNTKNGTRRKKKRFEGVIPNLERRYLETDSDSTREHIEDYMSVTECPACDGTRLKPASRAVLVDDTSITAINAMSIGDALEHFESMEADLTEREKVIAEEILKEIRARLGFMCEVGLEYLTLDREASTLSGGESQRIRLATQIGSGLVGVLYVLDEPSIGLHQRDNDRLLDTLQELRDLGNTLLVVEHDEETMRRADNVIDMGPGPGKRGGEVVVNGPVEEVKECEESLTGDYLSGRRQIPVPEERRDPEDALTILGARQHNLKDLDVDIPLGCFTAITGVSGSGKSTLMHDVLYKGLAREMNDNTSVIPGDHDGLEGLDQIETVRLIDQSPIGRTPRSNPATYTGVFDYIRELFAQTKLSKQRGYEKGRFSFNVKGGRCEECGGQGTVKIEMNFLSDVYVPCEECDGARYNDATLDVTYKGKTIADVLDMEVEEAYEFFESNSQIRRRLKLLKDVGLGYMTLGQPSTTLSGGEAQRIKLAEELGKKDSGETLYLLDEPTTGLHHEDERKLIDVLHRLTDNGNTVVVIEHELDLVKNADHIVDLGPEGGENGGQVVATGTPEEVARLEDSHTGRYLRDLLPKVDLEGPRGERVDPVTAPMDDD; encoded by the coding sequence ATGAGCAAGGAGTACATCGAGGTACGAGGTGCAGAGGAGCACAACCTCAAGGATCTCGACGTACAGATCCCCCGGGAAGAGCTGACCGTCGTCACCGGGCTCTCGGGGTCGGGCAAGTCCTCGCTCGCGTTCGAAACCGTCTACGCCGAGGGACAGCGCCGCTACATCGAAAGTCTCTCCGCTTACGCCCGGAACTTCCTGGGCCAGATGGACAAGCCGCAGGTCGAGACCGTCGAGGGGCTCTCTCCAGCGATCTCGATCGATCAGAAGAACGCCGCGAACAACCCGCGATCGACCGTCGGGACCGTCACGGAACTGCACGACTACCTGCGGCTGCTGTACGCCCGCGTCGGAACCCCACACTGTCCCGACTGTGGCCGCGAGGTCGGCGAACAGTCCGCCCAGAACATGGTCGAGCGCATCCTCGAGCTTCCGGAGGGGACGAAGGCGAAACTCGCTGCCCCCGTCGTCCGCGACCAGAAGGGTGCCTTCGAGGACCTGTTCGAGGAACTCGTCTCGGAGGGGTACGCCCGCGTCGAGGTCGACGGCGAGGAGTACGACCTGACGACCGACGACCCCGACCTGGACGAGAACTTCGACCACACGATCGACGTGATCGTCGACCGCGTGAAGGTCTCGACGGAGGCCCGCCCGCGGATCATCGACAGCGTCGAGACCGCACTCGACGAGGCCGAGGGCGTCCTGAAACTCATCCTGCCCGATCCGCCCGAAGACGCCGCCGAAGACCTCGGCGAGGAGGCCCGCCGGACGGGTGCGCTCGGTGAGGAGAGCGAGGAGGACGACCGCTTCGTCGTCGAGTTCTCGAAGGACCTCGCCTGCACCCACTGCGGGATCGACGTCCCCGAGATCGAGACCCGCTCCTTTTCGTTCAACTCGCCCCACGGCGCCTGTCCCGAGTGTGAGGGACTCGGCGAGACCAAGGAAGTCGACGAGAACCTCGTGATCCAGGACGAGTCCAAGCCGCTGAAGGAGGTCTTCGAACCATGGAGCTACAACCGGTCGTACTACCAGACGCGACTGGACGCGGTCTCCGATCACTTCGACGTCTCGCTGTCGACGCCGTTCGAGGACGTCGACGAGGAGATTCAGGACGCGTTCCTCTACGGCACGAAAGACGAGGTGCTGTTCATGCGAAACACCAAGAACGGCACCCGTCGCAAGAAAAAACGCTTCGAGGGAGTCATTCCGAACCTCGAGCGCCGGTACCTCGAGACCGACTCCGACTCCACCCGAGAACACATCGAGGACTACATGTCCGTGACGGAGTGTCCGGCCTGTGACGGCACCCGACTCAAGCCCGCCTCGCGTGCCGTGCTGGTCGACGACACCTCGATCACGGCGATCAACGCGATGAGCATCGGCGACGCCTTAGAGCACTTCGAGTCGATGGAAGCCGACCTCACCGAACGCGAGAAGGTGATCGCCGAGGAGATTCTCAAGGAGATTCGCGCCCGCCTCGGCTTCATGTGCGAGGTCGGCCTCGAGTATCTCACGCTCGACCGCGAGGCCTCGACGCTGTCTGGCGGCGAGAGCCAGCGTATTCGGCTCGCGACCCAGATCGGCTCCGGCCTCGTCGGGGTGTTGTACGTGCTGGACGAGCCCTCGATCGGCCTCCACCAGCGGGACAACGATCGCCTGCTGGATACGCTCCAGGAACTCAGAGATCTGGGCAACACCCTCCTCGTGGTCGAACACGACGAGGAGACGATGCGCCGCGCGGACAACGTCATCGACATGGGGCCCGGCCCCGGCAAGCGCGGCGGCGAGGTCGTCGTCAACGGCCCCGTCGAGGAAGTCAAAGAGTGCGAGGAGTCACTCACCGGCGACTACCTCTCTGGCCGCCGACAGATTCCAGTTCCCGAAGAGCGACGGGATCCGGAAGATGCGCTGACGATCCTCGGTGCCCGCCAGCACAACCTCAAGGACCTCGACGTGGATATCCCGCTGGGCTGCTTTACGGCCATCACGGGCGTTTCGGGCTCCGGAAAGTCCACCCTGATGCACGACGTACTGTACAAGGGCCTCGCTCGCGAGATGAACGACAACACGAGCGTCATCCCGGGCGACCACGACGGACTCGAGGGCCTGGATCAGATCGAGACCGTACGCCTGATCGACCAGTCGCCGATCGGCCGGACGCCCCGCTCGAACCCGGCGACCTACACCGGCGTCTTCGACTACATCCGCGAACTGTTCGCCCAGACCAAACTCTCCAAACAGCGCGGCTACGAGAAGGGACGGTTCTCGTTCAACGTCAAGGGCGGCCGCTGTGAGGAGTGTGGCGGCCAGGGTACGGTGAAGATCGAGATGAACTTCCTCTCGGACGTGTACGTTCCCTGTGAGGAGTGTGACGGCGCTCGCTACAACGACGCCACGCTCGACGTCACCTACAAGGGCAAGACCATCGCGGACGTGCTCGACATGGAAGTCGAGGAGGCCTACGAGTTCTTCGAGTCGAACTCCCAGATCCGCCGCCGGCTGAAATTGCTGAAAGACGTCGGCCTCGGCTACATGACGCTGGGCCAGCCCTCGACGACACTGTCGGGCGGAGAGGCTCAGCGGATCAAACTCGCCGAAGAACTCGGGAAGAAAGACTCCGGCGAAACGCTGTACCTGCTCGACGAGCCGACGACGGGACTCCACCACGAGGACGAACGCAAACTGATCGACGTCCTCCACCGACTCACCGACAACGGCAACACCGTCGTCGTCATCGAACACGAACTCGACCTCGTGAAGAACGCCGACCACATCGTCGACCTCGGTCCCGAGGGCGGCGAGAACGGCGGTCAGGTCGTTGCCACTGGGACGCCCGAAGAGGTCGCCCGACTCGAGGACTCCCACACCGGCCGGTACCTGCGGGACCTGCTGCCGAAAGTCGATCTCGAGGGGCCACGCGGCGAGCGCGTCGATCCGGTGACGGCGCCGATGGACGACGACTGA
- the arsB gene encoding ACR3 family arsenite efflux transporter produces MSDLDHDHGPDCGCPDCGDPRSMDFLDKYLTVWIFLAMGLGVGLGYVAPGVVDPIQEYHLVEIGLIAMMYPPLAKVNYGQLPRVFSKWRVLSLSLIQNWLIGPTLMFVLAVIFFSGLVPPFPAHPEYFLGLIFIGMARCIAMVLVWNDLADGSSEYAAGLVAFNSVFQIITYGVYIAFFALYLPQLLGMDALVAGIDAFDITIGQVFWAIAIFLGIPFAGGILTRFGGVRARGEEWYEEKFVPTISPVTLIALLFTVIVMFATQGDNILARPLDVVWIAIPLTIYFVVMFLVSFGMGRGIGADYSTTTAIGFTAASNNFELAIAVAVAIFGVAHPTAFATVVGPLIEVPVLLALVYVAIYFQERFDWAGYETGQLESTKPADDVTPSTDD; encoded by the coding sequence ATGAGTGACCTCGATCACGACCACGGTCCCGACTGTGGCTGTCCGGACTGTGGCGATCCGCGGTCGATGGACTTTCTCGACAAGTACCTGACCGTCTGGATCTTCCTCGCGATGGGGCTCGGCGTCGGACTCGGCTACGTCGCACCCGGCGTCGTCGATCCGATTCAGGAGTACCACCTCGTGGAGATCGGACTGATCGCGATGATGTACCCGCCGCTGGCAAAGGTAAACTACGGCCAGCTCCCGCGGGTGTTCAGCAAGTGGCGCGTGCTCAGTCTGAGCCTGATCCAGAACTGGCTGATCGGCCCGACGCTGATGTTCGTCCTCGCGGTGATCTTCTTCAGCGGCCTGGTGCCACCGTTCCCGGCCCACCCCGAGTACTTCCTCGGACTGATCTTCATCGGGATGGCCCGCTGTATCGCGATGGTGCTCGTCTGGAACGACCTCGCGGACGGCTCGAGCGAGTACGCCGCCGGCCTGGTCGCGTTCAACAGCGTCTTCCAGATCATCACCTACGGTGTGTACATCGCCTTCTTCGCGCTGTACCTCCCGCAATTGCTGGGAATGGACGCGCTTGTCGCTGGCATCGACGCGTTCGACATCACTATCGGCCAGGTGTTCTGGGCGATCGCGATCTTCCTCGGAATTCCGTTCGCGGGCGGCATCCTCACCCGGTTCGGCGGCGTTCGAGCCCGCGGAGAGGAGTGGTACGAAGAGAAGTTCGTCCCGACGATCAGCCCCGTCACACTGATCGCGCTCCTGTTTACCGTGATCGTGATGTTCGCCACGCAGGGCGACAACATCCTCGCACGGCCGCTCGACGTCGTCTGGATCGCCATCCCGCTGACGATCTACTTCGTCGTGATGTTCCTCGTGAGCTTCGGGATGGGGCGGGGCATCGGCGCGGACTACTCGACGACGACCGCGATCGGCTTCACCGCCGCCTCGAACAACTTCGAACTCGCGATCGCCGTCGCCGTCGCCATCTTCGGCGTCGCCCACCCGACCGCGTTCGCGACCGTCGTCGGCCCGCTAATCGAGGTCCCCGTCCTGCTCGCGCTGGTCTACGTCGCGATCTACTTCCAGGAACGGTTCGACTGGGCCGGCTACGAGACCGGGCAACTCGAGAGCACGAAACCAGCAGACGACGTGACACCGTCGACGGACGACTGA
- a CDS encoding 30S ribosomal protein S24e has translation MDVDIVSEAENPMLHRTDVTFELTHDEATPERLQVRDSLAAKLNKDADEVVVRKLDTKFGMRKTVGEAKVYETADDARDVEQEHMLERNKIGVDEEAEAEAEAEAEAEEA, from the coding sequence ATGGACGTCGACATCGTTTCCGAAGCGGAGAACCCAATGTTGCATCGCACGGACGTTACCTTCGAACTGACCCACGACGAGGCCACGCCCGAGCGCCTGCAGGTGCGTGACAGCCTCGCCGCGAAGCTCAACAAGGACGCCGACGAAGTCGTCGTCCGCAAACTCGACACCAAGTTCGGGATGCGAAAGACCGTCGGCGAAGCCAAGGTCTACGAGACGGCCGACGACGCCCGCGACGTCGAGCAGGAACACATGCTCGAGCGCAACAAGATCGGCGTCGACGAAGAAGCCGAGGCCGAAGCCGAAGCCGAAGCAGAGGCGGAGGAAGCATAG